From the genome of Virgibacillus siamensis, one region includes:
- a CDS encoding rhodanese-like domain-containing protein produces the protein MDHINEVTPEEVEEMIEKENDVIIDVREDDEVAQGMIEGAKHIKLEKIPDSLQELDKNKHYVMVCRSGRRSMSAAAFMDEHGFHVSSMAGGMLDWKGEVVV, from the coding sequence ATGGATCATATAAATGAGGTAACACCGGAAGAAGTAGAAGAAATGATCGAGAAAGAAAATGACGTGATCATTGATGTACGGGAAGATGATGAAGTTGCACAAGGAATGATAGAAGGCGCAAAACATATTAAACTTGAAAAAATTCCAGATTCTCTGCAGGAACTTGATAAAAACAAGCATTACGTTATGGTTTGCCGTTCGGGTAGGAGAAGCATGTCAGCTGCAGCATTTATGGATGAACATGGTTTTCATGTATCAAGTATGGCCGGTGGCATGCTTGACTGGAAAGGCGAAGTTGTTGTGTGA